The Notamacropus eugenii isolate mMacEug1 chromosome 4, mMacEug1.pri_v2, whole genome shotgun sequence DNA window ttaaaatatcaaatataacGTGCTGTTTAGTGCTGTGATTGTTTTGAGGGGACCGCGGaagagacagaagctgagggctCCCGTCCAAGAATTAGGCAGGCAGGACACCTCCTGGTTGTGTCCCCAGCTCCCCTCTCCTGCTTGGCCAAGCCAATTTTATCCAAGAAAACAAGTGAGGAGGAAGCTACTAGGACTATGTAGCTGTCTAAACCTTCACaacctgaaggaaaaaaaaattccttgttagagactgaaggagaaaaaaaatccttgttagAGAATTCTTGAAGCATGGTCTGCATCTGAGCAAACACCCTTACACAATGATACGGAGTGTTCCAAAAATtccagtgcagttttaagctttgatAGTGATCAAGAAAGAGTTATCAAGGAGGGAATCTGGAGACTCTCATCTTTAAGAGCTTAAAACTGCACCTAAGACTTTAGTAATACTCTGTAAAGTTTTCATTTGTTTAGTTTtaaggcatttattttctcttcctcccacatcCTCCACATGAGAGGCataaggagaggaaagggaaacaaaACCTTCATGACAAATAGGCAGCAaggaggctcagtggatagagtactagtccTAGAGAcagagaaacctgagttcaaatgtggccacagacacttatcagctgtgtgaccctgagcagatcacttaatcctctgtttgcctcagtttcctcctctataaaatggggataatgctaGCACCTACTTCCAAGGGTGGTTGTAAGCATTCAtgggataataattataaagagcttagcacagtgtctatcACATGGTGGGCGGTGtgtaaatgttaattattgttatttttattagaaacaagcaaaacaaactcccatATTGGCCACATGTGAGAGCATGCTCCTtacttcagagtgattatcaatagtaactgttgctctttcccttctagctggatttacttattttttcttttgcttattaaaagggccattccctgtttacttcttaaagaggcctgttcactgaatgggcattccTCACtctgttgtgttgtgtttgtcctttgttttcaaagaagactgtgacatcagagaaacgacgacatgacttgcactggactttgttttgagtgagggagggctacctcactctaagtgagtacctgaataggccaaggggcatcctgggccttctatagtcctcctgatgaatatgtggtcactggatccagaaggcccaggaggggaagtgaggctggtgacctggatagccatccctcactcaaaaaaagtcaactgcaagtcatgtcatcatttctctgatgttatggtctttgaaaatgaaggacaaacagacagacagactttgCCTGTCactccatcacctttctgtcaggaccctacaaagttttcaaaagaacgTTTCCCATCTAGAGTCACACTGGACTCTCAGAACAATCTGATGAGAGAGGTAGGTCAGGGATTATGATTCTCCTCTGAcaagttaggaaactgaggcccagagagaaacaGCTAAGCCGAACTACTTGTTAAGAGGTGAAACTAGGCCgaaaacctagatcttctgaaCCCTGGCTCCAGTGCCACACTGTCTCCCTACTGCAACAGCTTATTTTGATAAGCCCCGAGATATGAGGAGCTAGAGCATGCCAGAGACAAAAGGGGCAGATACACCCTGGGTCTCCATGCTTAGTGTAAGCTTATCTGGGACTCTTAAGATGCTCTGGAGTTGGTGTCCCAAGGAAATGAGAGAGGATAGAAAGcaataaaagaagaggaaagcaagtgtgtgtgtgtgtgtgtgtgtgtgtgtgtgtgtgtgtgtgtgtgagcatttTGATAATATTCCTACAGAATGTGTTACCAGTTTGGACAGATGACCTGGTCACATAGGAAGTAAGGGAGTTTAAAAGGACCCAGGCACAGTTAAGGAGGTTACAAGAATGATGAAATCTCAAGATCTGAAGTCATTTAGATGAGTGTAGCAGTCCAGGTCCTTTGGCAGGGAGTGGGCTTGGTTCTTAATAAGGGTAACTACTGGCTAGGCTGGGGAAGAGGGGATGGCCTCCTCTCCGATATAACTTTCTCTCTCAACCAAATTTCCAATTTAGAGAACTAATAGGTCCCTGAGATCCTCCAAATGAAGGAGCATTAGGAGATCCAAATGTCTTGTGTATTGGAAAACTGGATGGGAATGGGGGCAGGGGGTAGGGAAGGGCTAGCCTTTGGCAAAGAAATCTGGGAAGTAAATAGCACACAGTCCAACAGGAAGAGGACTGGATGGAGAGTCAGGAGTCCTGGTCccaatcccagctctgctcctaTAACTATGCCCTTGGGAAAGTCTCTaccactctctgggcctcagtcatCCAGCATAATCTCTAAAGTTACCTTGCCATCCCTCAGGGGCTGAGTATTCAGCTTGAGAATGGATCTTCACCCAACCCCTCACTTCCTCTCCATTCCCCTGGCATCACCTGTCCATGACATTGAGGCCCATTTTGGAAGGGTAGGTCCAGGAAGGGTTCATTCAATTGCAACAAGACCCTGAGCTCAGAAGGCACGGACTACACTACTTTTAATCTTTGTGATACAAGTACAGtgcccatagtaggtactttaaaacaCCTTGTTGGACTGAATTGATAGCTTTGGTGAAAAGGTTTTTCTGTTTAACACAAGGTTATGGGATTCCCTGTGGGTTTTATTCTATAGATTCATCGAAAGTTGGAAcgggaagagaccttaaaaattatctcattcaGGGCTTCCATATGTTGATAACTATTTCACTTTGTAATCCTGCAGATTTTATTccaagcatttaaaaacattattctgataagAGGTCCATATGCTTCACTAGAATgtcatgacacacaaaaaggtcaACAAACCCTGGTCTGGTCCAGTCCCTtcactttatagaggaggaaactgaaactcagagagtgacttgttcaaggtcataccaTAAGACTTCATCCCATGTCTACTGACTCGAAGCCCAAGTACTTTTAATTATCCAGCCTTCTACACCCAAAGTTAAGAACACAGAGCCATCTGTTCTGACATTGACCTGCCTGAAAAATCAGGCTATCTGGACCAATGACCTCTTGAGTTCCCCTTTAGTTAAGAACAGCCTGCTCTCTTGGTTTGATTTCAGAGGCTCCATGTGTTAAGGGTCCCTGATGCTCTGGGATGAAAGAGATAAGTATCACAATTTTAGCACTGTAGCATGTCAGAACCAGAGAGGAGCTCAGAAATTATCTCACCCAATCTTTCcttttacaggtgggaaaactgaggccagagaggggaaatgacttgcctgaagtcacacaatCAGCCATCAGCAGAACAAGAACTAGAACTCAGATCCCTTGTCTTGaaagtccagtgctctcttcTAACAAAGGCTGAATCCAATCTCCCAAATCTTTTGAAGAGTCGATAGTTGACTGAGTGAATGACATGGATGTGAAGTGTTCAAGAAATCCTCCCTGGTACCTCTGAATACTCCCATGCCATGCCCTACTCTGCCCCCCTAGACCCTCTCCTATGGCCCCAGCAATAACCCCAGCCAGAGGTACCTTGTGAGAATAATGCTGATCCACAATCCTCGCCAAGCCGAAGTCCCCAATCTTTAGCACGAGATCTTCTGTGCTGATGAAGATGTTGGCCGGTTTCAGGTCCCTGTGTAACACGTTGGCAGAGTGGATGTACTTGAGCCCACGAAGCAGCTGGTACATGAACAGTTTGGCATGTTCCTCAGCCAGTGTGCCCTGCTCCAGCAAGCGAGCTAAGTCTGTCTCCATGTACTCCTGGACAATGTAGGCCATGTTGAACTTAAGAAGTTCCCCCTGAAGGTCAGCCCCCTTGGGTCCAAGGACCTCATACACCTTCACAATATTGTCGTGGTCCAGACGGCGGATGATCTTAATTTCTCGTAAAGCATGCTTCATGCTCTGGGCATCACTTATTGCAATTTTCTTCACTGCCACCTTCCGGCAGGCCTGGCTATCTGTGGCCGAAAGTACTAGGCCATTGACCCCAAATCCCAGGGGTCGGAAGTCAACAAAGCGCCCGCCAAGGTCATAGCCATACATGTTGGCGATGCAGTCCCCCTTCTCAGCCATCATCAGCTCAGTGCTGTGGGGCGACCTGTGagcaagagaagggagggagagagaccaaGCCCAAGTCAGTGTCTCCACTAACACTGCTCATCCCATTAAGTCAAGCAACTGGAGGAAGGCTCCATCCTGGTGACTTGCTGACCTCCCAATGCCCAGATACAACAGGAGTGTGTGTGCTACCCACTGGGGCCAGGGAAGATAGTTTCAAataaggtcaaggagaaagctTTTCCTCACTCTCAGCAATCTCTCTGTCTAAGTGGTTCAAAATTCTTTGAAATGGAGCATCTTGGTGGAAAGTAGCAATGTATTTGTAAAGATGACCATCCATCCAGAAAACTTACCATCATTTAGCTGGGGTCTCTTTTAACCCTTGTCCTTGAAGCTTCAGAAAAAGTCTCCTTTTAAATCCTTTGTTAATTACAAATTAAGAGTTCCAGTGAAGAGGGTCCTCTGCTCTGCAGTTCAGGGACTGTTTTGGTGATGCCTTGCCATGGATTTTCAAAAGCTTAGTGGTAATTCAACCTTCATCTACTCAGTGGCTTCTTCCCATGCCCTGAAAAGTCAAGGCACTGGCTGGCACAGCCAGCTTTTGGGGCTTCCACCCAAGTGTCCAAACTCAAAGCAGGCAGAATGGCATCAGTGGAGAATGCTAGAGAAAGCCTAGGCTGGAGCTCACACTAGAGTTCATGGACCAAACGCTGGGCAGATCCTGGGACATTCAGCTTCAGATGGGAGCAGCTTGGGCAGTAGCCTCTCTCACCTCTTCATAGTCACTGCTCTCTGCCTGGTTCCCAGCTCCATTTCCAGTTACATCCAAGACTTTCCTAACTGCAGCATCTTTCAGACTGAGCCTCCCTGGAGTAGCAACCTTGGGTAAATTTCCACACTCTGGCTTCTGACACCTTCCCACTCGCATGTCTTTTGTTAATCAGCCCAAATATTATTTGATCCGTTGAGCAGGTTCAAACATTGCCCACTAGTGGGCTTTCTGGTATAAAGCAGGCAGTCTGCCTAACTCAGATGCCAGTTCATAGCTCTTCTCctggaagagaggaaagattgATTGGTTTGATAAGACCATCAAATGGTAAGCCTTTTATGTAAATTCCTGTTCTCTGAAGGTTAACATGAGCAAAGCTGTAGGTGGGAACCATCAGCCCTGACCTTTTGCAAATTCATTAGCTATGCTTTTCCAACTGTTCCTCAGAAAGGGGGTAAAAAGTAACTCACTGCagacagaagtcaaaggagctacaTCTCAGCTTTTCTCCTACACTTTTTCCCACCTCCCTTCTTTTGCGAATGTTTGAATAACTGAAGAAATGATTTCCTCTAGATTGAGATCTAGTTCGACTTATGTCTTTTACTAGCTTTCTATTTAGATAGTTTAAGTACATTTgccaaattattattattaacagcaGCATTTGTGTAATATTTAAAGATTTgcaagcacattacaaatattatctcattttatcctcatagcaaccctgagaggtagcgctattattatccctatttaacagaagaggaaactgaggcaggcagcgcTTAGTTGACCTGCCCAagatcagacagctagtaagtttatGAAGCCGTACTTAAactcaggattttttttcctgactccagacccagggttTTATCTGCTAACTTGAGAAAATTCTGTTGCAACTCTGTGATAACAAACAAGATATTTTCTACTCAGCAGCCCCAAACAACTCCATGATACACTTGGGCTGATTACAGGGAGCAGTCTTTGCCTTGCCTGTTAACTAGACCTAAAGGGAACACGGTTGTTCAGACCATCACACAAAGATGAAGTCACCACTATCATCCCCCTGGTGGCAACTTGTTCAAATGACAGATACAGTAGGCAGAAAGGAAAAGCCTTTGGAAGGCTACCTGGACAaatctagatctataaaataaaagcaaaggtcATAGCATCTAAAACATGAGCAGCTGTCCTGAGGCTAATAAACCCTGTGGGATTAGGGAGAAAGCACATATACCAGGCACCAGGAAGGAGTGATTATGTGTTCAGgacaaaggaaggaaacaggACAAGGTGGCATTTTATTGGATAACCACCGTGTATTCACCTTGCACGGATctattaaaataaatactgaTAGTTGAGCAGAAGCTGCATAGAGACCATCTTTGATGAGTTCTTCTCCCTTTAACTTTGACAGCCTACTCCCACTCAAATGGAACAAGTAGTAGCATCATTATGAAAAGTGCAACCAAGAgaaataatcaagcaaaacagtAGCCAGCTCTTAATTTTCTAAGATTAAGGGTAGGGAATAAGGAGCATGGGAAGATACAAAAGGCAAATCATTTCAAAAatcatttctgtttgaatttcCAATGCATTTACATGTGAATATTGGATAAATAGATTCTAGAGAGTCTTCCCAAAATAACAAGTAATAACAATGGCAAAAACAATATGAGGGGGGACAACGATCTTTACTGTAGTGACAGGAGCAAAGGGTAAAAATTATCAACTGTACCTTTCCCCTCAAGTGTCACTTTGTCGGAGATATTGAAATTTCAAGGCAATTTACATGGACTATGTGGATAACTGCCAGGGGCATGATGGGAGATGTAAGAAATTCACTGAAATAACCCAGTGAGGGAGTTAGGAttcaatagaaagaaaagatcttGACAGTCATGATAGGTCTTAACAAATTTTGACAGGTCTTGAAAACTGCATGAGTGAGTCTTTGTGTCAGTCAAGTGTGGTGTGGCCTTTCTAATAAATGGGCTGAAAAGGTATTGACTAGCACACAGGCATAGTGTCCTAGGCCAGTCTCAAGAGAGGGATAACACTCTCTCCCTATCCCATCCAGAGAGGAAACAACAGTATCAGTGGCCAATGAGAGCTTTAACAGATGACTCTAGCAGAGAAATAGCAAGTGAATTCAGATACAGACAATGATGGAAGAGAACAGAGCTTTGGCAGATGATGGCTCTGAAGGTGGAGGAGAGTGGCGATGGCAAGAGAGCCTCTGGGACCATGCCAAGGGACCATATCTAGGAGAGTCAAGAAGCAGTAAGATCCAGCAGGTTTGTGGGACACAGGGATTTGAGAAGTGTCACAGCCACAACACAATCTCACTGGATACCATCCAGGGAATTTTCACTTCCCCTTACCAGCATGGAAGTCTGTGAAAGACTGTTCCTCTCAATTATTCATTATTTACTTGTGTTTTTTTGTCCCATTTAagtatgttatttcatttatggATTATACCTGATCTGTCAGTAGAGAATTACTGGATGGGGGTTTGAACTATATTTTCATTAGCTATGATTATCCAAGATACAGGCATCTACGTGACACCATAGAGCattgagtgctgggtctggagtcaagactcatcttcctgagttcaaatctgacctcagacacttactagctgcatgaccctgagaaagtcacttaacctcactttgcctcactttcctcatctgtaaaatgagctggagaaggaaatggcaaacctctccaatatctttgtcaagaaaacccaaaatggggtcatgaagagttggatacaactaaaaatgactcaacaacaacaatgatcCAATATACTCCATCCCAAGCTTGGGGTCATGAGGGGTTCCAGGGTCATATGGCACCCATGCTACATTTTTTATTGTCACTGTTAATTAGGATACAGAGCTGGAAGCAGCCTTAGATGTGAGCTAGTTCAGTCCTTACATTTTATAGTTAACTGGGGTCCAGGGAAGGCAAGTGATTAGCAAAGTGCCATGGATCTGAAACCTGATCCCATGACTCCAAATATACTTCTTTCACCCATGTTGTACTGATTCCCATTTACATATTCATATAATTCCTCTAGTCCAGAACCTTTAGTGGCTCTCCATTGtctgcaaaataaaataagaactgATGATCCTAGTTTTGAAAGCTCTTCATAGGTTGACTCCATTCCAGCCTTCTTCATTATCAATCTTCAGTGATCTACACTGAGGTAAAAACTGGACTGTATATCCCTGTATTgttcttctctctcctgttttATGCTATATCTCATGCCTAGAATGGACCAACCTCCACTAATTCCAATACCTCTAACTCCCTATACACAGATACacaagacacacagacacatagacataCAGACACAAAGGCACACCCCTTGATATCCCTCTTTTTAACAACCTTCCTTGATTCAAACCTACTGTTCTATCCTTCTATCCTCCCCATCCCAGTGAATATCCAgttgatcacagatttagaggtagaaggagcTGTTACATTCAAAcctctcaatttacaaatgagaaaactcaggtcCAAGGGAAGTGAATTCTTGCCCAAGTGCATGCTAGAAGTGACCATCAGGGGTAGGTTTTGGACTCGAGTCCTCAAACTCAAAGAGCCAGTGTTCTCTTTTTCCTCAGATATCTCATAGCATTTTGTCTGAGTGTCTGCTTTGTactcatctttctctcccttggaCCACAGACAGATGTATATCTTTACTCCCTCTGGAgagtaaactccatgagggcaggactATGTTGTATCTATCTTGGTATCCTCAGCACCTCTCATTGCACTTTCTTtccacatg harbors:
- the MAPK4 gene encoding mitogen-activated protein kinase 4 isoform X4; amino-acid sequence: MMAEKGDCIANMYGYDLGGRFVDFRPLGFGVNGLVLSATDSQACRKVAVKKIAISDAQSMKHALREIKIIRRLDHDNIVKVYEVLGPKGADLQGELLKFNMAYIVQEYMETDLARLLEQGTLAEEHAKLFMYQLLRGLKYIHSANVLHRDLKPANIFISTEDLVLKIGDFGLARIVDQHYSHKGYLSEGLVTKWYRSPRLLLSPNNYTKAIDMWAAGCILAEMLTGKMLFAGSHELEQMQLILETIPVIREEDKDELLRVMPSFINSTWEVKKPLRKLLPEVNSEGIKSVCPLIWNGGRTDTLKQVRCSATPVQALSQ